Proteins encoded in a region of the Panicum hallii strain FIL2 chromosome 3, PHallii_v3.1, whole genome shotgun sequence genome:
- the LOC112884013 gene encoding chromatin modification-related protein EAF1 B-like isoform X1 — MVNAKPCSMGGIIDYGVDVGTKTSPRSLAIEKAQEELRQEFDVREERRKELEFLEKGGNPLDFKFIHVETVSVHSASLTNQTEAQNVISDAKGSFSASPHGDSVESSDKPGSSLCRETNIADNLMLLDGSNNGMAEGKIVKKGTKRLNAAQPKQSLPNDGHKYANKPVFSGFSRLGDKSQAYVRRNRSKPSRESANVASVRSSIPPVKGYDTKDENDILQKSNVGDHGECSVSSMKQSGSNYDNAPKNAASDGQAEMELDVIHTIDESECVVNEEAKQADSNSKAKEVPSHDANYNRLLGCGDTAEVASAETPDTNLKVPKPYPNASTHDERESCAVDKKADDGHLDKHMAHIHEGKLDSRRKVPVSAVEASTSHKNGVGAPCEGTLNIVDDHADGDTNPVAVKIDVKYHEDLDSSRCYSTKESSDIVQPEASLQMKDEMEVCDSAIVAQKDAGCLSSVNTMNIEESPASDRKNSCVGDSDSAHPISVGIDLPKALPSPKNDEPNLESEIKKSKAYEDSILKDARVIEASIRRAGERSHCNIALEKRSKSHWDFVLEEMAWMANDFMQERLWKSVAAAKMCHWIASDGRAKFEEASIQRKQKNIMKIIAKGIMSFWRSAEALQTADMTAKMMHAHNSTMLEEMQASGIKAEKEQVYKSLEAKESMQPWQSQIQDYAVRFLEYNCKAADSHVLPEAPPTPDRLNDFGILKLSDHLSEECLFYTVPPGAMLAYRESLESLSVHHKEVGNAELNDDYEASVCDSAAVCSDLLRENAYEEDEGETCTYLSPKAYDGGCLSNMGHRKKHLMQQRISVARPYEIGTNVPYEPCLESKSGNQPLLSNGKRPTSFLTIPPKRIRTAARQRVVSSFHAGASGPPQVTSKTDASSGDTNSCQDDQSSLHGGSFPWRNTDFESTVESNRQLPYDAREACTKASKKKKLKNPGYKIAQNTVNSSMPTSVKFQGRMYDSRLQVDLTNKYEQKEYLKKRSDIHQYDSNGNSVAYGGQHASKKLKIVKQGLDISQEASHAASQMSNMANSARFIKFITNRDRGRRCKALKMTSVGGWSNFEDQALVVLVHDMGQNWELVCDAINSIVQFKSVHRQPKECKERHKVLVDRSSGDGADSAEDSGSSQHYHSTLPGIPKGSARQLFERLQGPFDEENLKAHFEKIILLMQQVHARCRQGNRQELKPIIQPHSSHVIALSQACPNRISADTLMPLDLCDATSPNLDSIAPGSVYPGPHTNGISPPNHQGSICPSTPTSSLNSRLPGSPGVVPGNNSPSPSTLNTPRDAQKYGVPRPTLQGDEQPKIQFNQMVNGRNLQQPGASVTGAFPSGVDCGARMMPTAHGMGTVAGLNRGMPAARPGFPRINSPATLNAVSSGNMLHNGGQGVPSAVSVYPGAISGPGNSILRPRDPMQTLRPVQGIEEHRQMPEFDKQVAQGSSQATIQFSSMNPSFSSVAASSPVQQPQQPHQMSQSLHMFGNPHHSQIQGTSSSPQQQPYAVQLAKERQTQQRMAPQQHSDVSGASAVLNVQINTQILQQGQASAANPVPCSQPQHQRQQAAQNVPDSSSSPNQPASITQQKQKKQQGQQQPRQNHQQRNHGSQQAKLMKSLGRGNMLIPQTTPIDSTPAAASTPPKKHVSEKLVQHGQGQGLIPANTASMPSMPHPGNQPKLINSLPQSPKKMPDIGNQGLMQGSSSQTLLATQQLPFHSKSTLTTELQQQLINPSQNSIDRAMVQQKHQMNSDCRTDINIDQVHNQMVPTSLPQSADSGSPVAPLVNQQKQEASHNLASVTPSLKLHSSPKDTSFGSETLSSEDLLQRQVSGGFPVRGHGVGGPWNQQVRQQLQPQHQQRTVLQGSVYAPSNSGPG, encoded by the exons ATGGTGAATGCTAAGCCATGCTCAATGGGTGGAATTATTGATTATGGTGTTGATGTGGGCACTAAAACATCACCCCGCAGTCTGGCCATTGAGAAAGCCCAGGAGGAGCTCAGGCAGGAGTTTGATGTTCGTGAAGAACGGAGGAAAGAATTGGAATTTCTAGAGAAA GGAGGCAACCCATTGGATTTCAAATTTATACATGTAGAAACAGTCAGTGTACACTCCGCTTCTCTCACAAATCAAACAGAAGCACAAAATGTGATAAG TGACGCTAAAGGTAGTTTTTCTGCATCGCCTCATGGAGACTCAGTTGAGAGTAGCGACAAACCAGGAAGTTCACTATGCCGTGAAACCAACATAGCAGACAATCTCATGCTTTTGGATGGAAGTAACAATGGCATGGCAGAGGGAAAGATTGTAAAGAAAGGAACCAAAAGATTAAATGCAGCCCAACCCAAGCAGTCCTTGCCCAATGATGGTCACAAATATGCGAATAAACCTGTTTTTTCAGGTTTTTCACGTCTTGGAGACAAAAGCCAGGCATATGTTCGGCGCAACAGGTCAAAGCCAAGTAGAGAGAGTGCGAATGTTGCTTCTGTTAGATCTTCTATACCTCCTGTCAAAGGTTATGATACGAAAGATGAAAACGATATATTACAGAAAAGCAATGTAGGTGATCATGGTGAATGTTCTGTTTCTAGTATGAAACAGTCTGGATCAAACTATGACAATGCACCAAAGAATGCAGCTTCTGATGGTCAAGCAGAAATGGAGTTGGATGTGATTCATACAATTGATGAAAGTGAGTGTGTGGTGAATGAGGAAGCAAAGCAAGCTGACAGCAATAGTAAAGCTAAAGAAGTGCCTTCACATGATGCAAATTACAATCGGCTACTTGGGTGTGGTGACACTGCTGAAGTTGCATCTGCAGAAACTCCTGACACCAATTTAAAGGTTCCTAAGCCTTATCCTAATGCATCTACACATGATGAAAGAGAGTCATGTGCTGTTGACAAGAAGGCTGACGATGGTCACTTGGACAAACATATGGCCCATATCCATGAAGGGAAACTTGATAGCAGGAGGAAAGTTCCTGTCTCTGCTGTAGAAGCTTCTACTTCACACAAAAATGGAGTGGGTGCACCTTGTGAAGGCACCTTGAATATTGTTGATGATCATGCAGATGGAGACACCAATCCTGTTGCAGTGAAGATTGATGTAAAGTATCATGAAGACCTAGACAGTAGTAGATGTTATAGTACGAAGGAAAGTTCCGATATTGTACAGCCTGAAGCCAGTCTTCAGATGAAAGATGAAATGGAAGTTTGTGACAGTGCAATAGTTGCACAGAAGGATGCAGGGTGCCTATCTTCTGTCAACACCATGAACATTGAGGAAAGTCCAGCTTCAGATAGGAAAAATAGTTGTGTTGGGGATTCGGACTCAGCTCATCCCATTTCTGTAGGCATTGATTTGCCTAAAGCTTTGCCTTCACCAAAAAATGATGAACCTAACTTAGAGAGTGAGATTAAAAAATCTAAGGCATATGAAGATTCTATTCTTAAAGACGCTCGTGTTATAGAG GCTAGTATTAGAAGAGCTGGTGAACGATCTCACTGTAACATTGCTTTAGAGAAGAGGAGTAAGAGTCACTGGGACTTTGTCCTTGAGGAGATGGCATGGATGGCAAATGATTTCATGCAG GAACGACTTTGGAAAAGTGTGGCTGCAGCTAAAATGTGCCATTGGATTGCCTCAGATGGCCGTGCCAAATTTGAAGAAGCAAGCATTCAGAGAAAGCAGAAAAATATTATGAAAATCATTGCAAAGGGCATCATGAGTTTCTGGCGTTCAGCTGAGGCTTTACAAACTGCTGACATGACAGCTAAAATGATGCATGCACACAATTCAACTATGCTGGAGGAGATGCAGGCTTCTGGAATCAAAGCTGAAAAAGAACAG GTTTACAAGTCACTGGAAGCCAAAGAATCCATGCAGCCTTGGCAGTCACAGATTCAGGATTATGCAGTTCGATTTCTTGAATATAACTGTAAAGCAGCTGATTCTCATGTGTTGCCTGAAGCCCCACCTACTCCTGACAGGCTGAATGACTTCGGAATCTTGAAATTGTCTGATCATCTCTCAGAA GAATGCCTCTTCTATACAGTACCACCTGGGGCAATGCTGGCATACAGGGAGTCTCTGGAATCTCTTTCCGTGCATCACAAG GAGGTTGGCAACGCTGAACTCAACGATGACTACGAGGCATCTGTTTGTGATTCTGCTGCAG TTTGTTCAGATTTGCTCCGGGAGAATGCATATGAGGAGGATGAAGGCGAGACGTGTACTTATCTTTCTCCTAAAGCATATGATGGTGGTTGCTTATCAAATATGGGTCACAGGAAGAAACATCTAATGCAGCAAAGGATTAGCGTTGCAAGGCCATATGAAATTGGTACCAATGTGCCTTATGAACCATGCTTGGAAAGCAAGTCAGGGAACCAGCCATTGTTATCAAATGGCAAAAGACCTACTTCTTTCCTCACAATACCTCCAAAGCGCATCCGTACAGCTGCCAGGCAACGAGTTGTAAGCTCATTTCATGCTGGTGCTAGTGGACCACCCCAAGTCACAAGTAAGACAGATGCTTCAAGTGGAGACACAAACTCCTGCCAAGACGATCAAAGTTCTTTGCATGGAGGGTCCTTTCCATGGAGGAACACTGATTTTGAATCTACAGTTGAGTCGAATAGACAACTGCCTTATGATGCTCGCGAAGCGTGCACTAAAGCAAGCAAGAAGAAAAAGCTTAAGAACCCAGGATACAAGATTGCTCAAAACACAGTCAACTCCTCTATGCCAACTTCTGTAAAG TTTCAGGGCCGTATGTATGATTCGAGACTGCAAGTTGACTTGACTAACAAATATGAGCAG AAGGAGTACCTGAAGAAGAGATCAGATATCCACCAATATGATTCAAATGGGAACAGTG TTGCATATGGTGGTCAACATGCTTCTAAGAAGCTTAAAATAGTGAAGCAAGGATTAGATATTTCGCAAGAAGCTTCTCATGCTGCATCACAGATGAGCAACATGGCAAATTCTGCTAGATTTATAAAGTTCATCACTAATAGGGATCGTGGGAGAAGATGCAAAGCACTGAAG ATGACTTCTGTTGGTGGATGGTCAAACTTCGAGGATCAG GCTCTTGTCGTCCTTGTCCATGATATGGGTCAAAACTGGGAGCTAGTTTGCGACGCAATTAATAGCATCGTGCAGTTCAAG TCTGTACATAGGCAACCTAAAGAATGCAAGGAGCGACACAAGGTTCTTGTGGATAGAAGTTCTGGTGATGGTGCTGACAGTGCAGAGGACTCCGGTTCATCTCAGCACTACCATAGCACATTGCCGGGCATTCCAAAG GGTAGCGCAAGGCAATTATTCGAGCGGCTTCAAGGACCATTTGatgaagagaaccttaaggcgCATTTTGAAaaaattattctacttatgcaACAAGTGCATGCCAGATGTAGACAG GGTAATCGCCAGGAGCTCAAGCCAATCATACAGCCACATAGTTCCCATGTTATCGCACTGTCACAAGCATGCCCGAACAGAATATCTGCGGACACTTTGAT GCCCCTTGATCTCTGTGATGCAACAAGCCCAAACCTTGATTCAATTGCACCTGGCAGTGTGTACCCAGGTCCTCATACAAATGGAATATCACCGCCAAACCATCAGGGTTCTATTTGTCCTTCTACTCCTACTTCAAGTCTGAATTCCAGGTTACCAGGATCGCCTGGTGTAGTTCCGGGCAACAATTCACCATCACCTTCAACATTGAATACTCCTAG GGATGCTCAGAAATATGGTGTTCCTAGACCTACTTTACAGGGTGATGAGCAACCAAAGATTCAGTTTAATCAGATGGTCAATGGCAGAAATCTTCAGCAACCTGGAGCTTCTGTTACTGGAGCATTTCCTTCTGGGGTTGATTGTGGTGCTCGTATGATGCCTACTGCCCATGGTATGGGAACGGTGGCAGGACTAAATCGAGGTATGCCTGCTGCCAGGCCAGGGTTTCCAAGGATTAATTCACCAGCAACGCTAAATGCAGTTTCATCTGGAAATATGTTACACAACGGTGGGCAAGGTGTGCCCAGTGCAGTAAGTGTCTATCCTGGAGCCATATCTGGTCCTGGAAACTCAATCTTGAGGCCACGCGATCCTATGCAGACACTTCGT CCTGTTCAGGGTATAGAAGAGCATAGGCAGATGCCTGAGTTCGACAAGCAGGTTGCACAGGGAAGTAGCCAAGCCACCATCCAGTTCAGCAGCATGAATCCATCATTCTCGAGCGTTGCAGCTTCTTCACCTGTTCAGCAACCCCAACAACCACATCAGATGTCACAATCATTGCACATGTTTGGAAATCCACACCACTCTCAGATTCAGGGTACTAGTTCAAGCCCACAACAGCAGCCCTATGCTGTGCAATTGGCTAAAGAAAGACAAACGCAACAACGTATGGCACCTCAACAGCATAGTGATGTTTCTGGAGCAAGTGCAGTACTCAATGTACAGATTAATACTCAAATACTGCAGCAGGGCCAAGCCTCTGCTGCCAACCCAGTTCCTTGTTCACAACCACAGCATCAGCGACAGCAAGCTGCACAAAATGTGCCGGATAGCTCTTCATCTCCCAACCAACCTGCCAGTATTACACAACAGAAGCAGAAGAAACAACAGGGACAACAGCAGCCTAGACAGAATCACCAACAAAGGAATCACGGTAGTCAGCAAGCTAAGCTTATGAAGAGCTTAGGACGAGGAAACATGCTAATCCCCCAGACTACTCCAATTGATAGCACGCCCGCTGCTGCTTCTACTCCACCAAAAAAACACGTGTCCGAAAAACTGGTGCAACATGGCCAAGGCCAAGGACTTATCCCTGCTAATACAGCATCAATGCCTTCAATGCCTCATCCTGGGAATCAACCTAAGCTAATCAATTCATTGCCCCAGTCACCAAAGAAGATGCCAGATATTGGTAACCAAGGCTTAATGCAGGGTTCTTCAAGTCAGACCCTGTTAGCTACGCAACAACTTCCATTTCATTCTAAATCGACATTGACTACAGAGCTTCAGCAGCAGCTGATCAATCCATCACAAAACAGCATTGACAGAGCAATGGTGCAACAAAAACACCAAATGAACTCTGACTGTAGGACAGACATCAATATCGATCAAGTCCACAATCAGATGGTTCCAACATCCTTGCCACAGAGTGCAGATTCAGGCAGCCCTGTAGCGCCATTGGTGAACCAGCAGAAGCAGGAGGCATCACATAATCTGGCTTCAGTAACCCCATCACTGAAGCTGCATAGCTCTCCTAAAGATACTTCTTTTGGGAGCGAAACATTATCTAGCGAAGACCTGCTGCAAAGGCAAGTTTCCGGTGGTTTTCCTGTTCGTGGTCATGGTGTTGGTGGCCCGTGGAACCAACAAGTTAGGCAGCAGTTGCAGCCTCAGCATCAGCAGAGAACAGTTCTTCAAGGCAGTGTATATGCTCCTTCAAATTCTGGGCCTGGCTGA
- the LOC112884013 gene encoding chromatin modification-related protein EAF1 B-like isoform X2, translating into MVNAKPCSMGGIIDYGVDVGTKTSPRSLAIEKAQEELRQEFDVREERRKELEFLEKGGNPLDFKFIHVETVSVHSASLTNQTEAQNVISDAKGSFSASPHGDSVESSDKPGSSLCRETNIADNLMLLDGSNNGMAEGKIVKKGTKRLNAAQPKQSLPNDGHKYANKPVFSGFSRLGDKSQAYVRRNRSKPSRESANVASVRSSIPPVKGYDTKDENDILQKSNVGDHGECSVSSMKQSGSNYDNAPKNAASDGQAEMELDVIHTIDESECVVNEEAKQADSNSKAKEVPSHDANYNRLLGCGDTAEVASAETPDTNLKVPKPYPNASTHDERESCAVDKKADDGHLDKHMAHIHEGKLDSRRKVPVSAVEASTSHKNGVGAPCEGTLNIVDDHADGDTNPVAVKIDVKYHEDLDSSRCYSTKESSDIVQPEASLQMKDEMEVCDSAIVAQKDAGCLSSVNTMNIEESPASDRKNSCVGDSDSAHPISVGIDLPKALPSPKNDEPNLESEIKKSKAYEDSILKDARVIEASIRRAGERSHCNIALEKRSKSHWDFVLEEMAWMANDFMQERLWKSVAAAKMCHWIASDGRAKFEEASIQRKQKNIMKIIAKGIMSFWRSAEALQTADMTAKMMHAHNSTMLEEMQASGIKAEKEQVYKSLEAKESMQPWQSQIQDYAVRFLEYNCKAADSHVLPEAPPTPDRLNDFGILKLSDHLSEECLFYTVPPGAMLAYRESLESLSVHHKEVGNAELNDDYEASVCDSAAVCSDLLRENAYEEDEGETCTYLSPKAYDGGCLSNMGHRKKHLMQQRISVARPYEIGTNVPYEPCLESKSGNQPLLSNGKRPTSFLTIPPKRIRTAARQRVVSSFHAGASGPPQVTSKTDASSGDTNSCQDDQSSLHGGSFPWRNTDFESTVESNRQLPYDAREACTKASKKKKLKNPGYKIAQNTVNSSMPTSVKGRMYDSRLQVDLTNKYEQKEYLKKRSDIHQYDSNGNSVAYGGQHASKKLKIVKQGLDISQEASHAASQMSNMANSARFIKFITNRDRGRRCKALKMTSVGGWSNFEDQALVVLVHDMGQNWELVCDAINSIVQFKSVHRQPKECKERHKVLVDRSSGDGADSAEDSGSSQHYHSTLPGIPKGSARQLFERLQGPFDEENLKAHFEKIILLMQQVHARCRQGNRQELKPIIQPHSSHVIALSQACPNRISADTLMPLDLCDATSPNLDSIAPGSVYPGPHTNGISPPNHQGSICPSTPTSSLNSRLPGSPGVVPGNNSPSPSTLNTPRDAQKYGVPRPTLQGDEQPKIQFNQMVNGRNLQQPGASVTGAFPSGVDCGARMMPTAHGMGTVAGLNRGMPAARPGFPRINSPATLNAVSSGNMLHNGGQGVPSAVSVYPGAISGPGNSILRPRDPMQTLRPVQGIEEHRQMPEFDKQVAQGSSQATIQFSSMNPSFSSVAASSPVQQPQQPHQMSQSLHMFGNPHHSQIQGTSSSPQQQPYAVQLAKERQTQQRMAPQQHSDVSGASAVLNVQINTQILQQGQASAANPVPCSQPQHQRQQAAQNVPDSSSSPNQPASITQQKQKKQQGQQQPRQNHQQRNHGSQQAKLMKSLGRGNMLIPQTTPIDSTPAAASTPPKKHVSEKLVQHGQGQGLIPANTASMPSMPHPGNQPKLINSLPQSPKKMPDIGNQGLMQGSSSQTLLATQQLPFHSKSTLTTELQQQLINPSQNSIDRAMVQQKHQMNSDCRTDINIDQVHNQMVPTSLPQSADSGSPVAPLVNQQKQEASHNLASVTPSLKLHSSPKDTSFGSETLSSEDLLQRQVSGGFPVRGHGVGGPWNQQVRQQLQPQHQQRTVLQGSVYAPSNSGPG; encoded by the exons ATGGTGAATGCTAAGCCATGCTCAATGGGTGGAATTATTGATTATGGTGTTGATGTGGGCACTAAAACATCACCCCGCAGTCTGGCCATTGAGAAAGCCCAGGAGGAGCTCAGGCAGGAGTTTGATGTTCGTGAAGAACGGAGGAAAGAATTGGAATTTCTAGAGAAA GGAGGCAACCCATTGGATTTCAAATTTATACATGTAGAAACAGTCAGTGTACACTCCGCTTCTCTCACAAATCAAACAGAAGCACAAAATGTGATAAG TGACGCTAAAGGTAGTTTTTCTGCATCGCCTCATGGAGACTCAGTTGAGAGTAGCGACAAACCAGGAAGTTCACTATGCCGTGAAACCAACATAGCAGACAATCTCATGCTTTTGGATGGAAGTAACAATGGCATGGCAGAGGGAAAGATTGTAAAGAAAGGAACCAAAAGATTAAATGCAGCCCAACCCAAGCAGTCCTTGCCCAATGATGGTCACAAATATGCGAATAAACCTGTTTTTTCAGGTTTTTCACGTCTTGGAGACAAAAGCCAGGCATATGTTCGGCGCAACAGGTCAAAGCCAAGTAGAGAGAGTGCGAATGTTGCTTCTGTTAGATCTTCTATACCTCCTGTCAAAGGTTATGATACGAAAGATGAAAACGATATATTACAGAAAAGCAATGTAGGTGATCATGGTGAATGTTCTGTTTCTAGTATGAAACAGTCTGGATCAAACTATGACAATGCACCAAAGAATGCAGCTTCTGATGGTCAAGCAGAAATGGAGTTGGATGTGATTCATACAATTGATGAAAGTGAGTGTGTGGTGAATGAGGAAGCAAAGCAAGCTGACAGCAATAGTAAAGCTAAAGAAGTGCCTTCACATGATGCAAATTACAATCGGCTACTTGGGTGTGGTGACACTGCTGAAGTTGCATCTGCAGAAACTCCTGACACCAATTTAAAGGTTCCTAAGCCTTATCCTAATGCATCTACACATGATGAAAGAGAGTCATGTGCTGTTGACAAGAAGGCTGACGATGGTCACTTGGACAAACATATGGCCCATATCCATGAAGGGAAACTTGATAGCAGGAGGAAAGTTCCTGTCTCTGCTGTAGAAGCTTCTACTTCACACAAAAATGGAGTGGGTGCACCTTGTGAAGGCACCTTGAATATTGTTGATGATCATGCAGATGGAGACACCAATCCTGTTGCAGTGAAGATTGATGTAAAGTATCATGAAGACCTAGACAGTAGTAGATGTTATAGTACGAAGGAAAGTTCCGATATTGTACAGCCTGAAGCCAGTCTTCAGATGAAAGATGAAATGGAAGTTTGTGACAGTGCAATAGTTGCACAGAAGGATGCAGGGTGCCTATCTTCTGTCAACACCATGAACATTGAGGAAAGTCCAGCTTCAGATAGGAAAAATAGTTGTGTTGGGGATTCGGACTCAGCTCATCCCATTTCTGTAGGCATTGATTTGCCTAAAGCTTTGCCTTCACCAAAAAATGATGAACCTAACTTAGAGAGTGAGATTAAAAAATCTAAGGCATATGAAGATTCTATTCTTAAAGACGCTCGTGTTATAGAG GCTAGTATTAGAAGAGCTGGTGAACGATCTCACTGTAACATTGCTTTAGAGAAGAGGAGTAAGAGTCACTGGGACTTTGTCCTTGAGGAGATGGCATGGATGGCAAATGATTTCATGCAG GAACGACTTTGGAAAAGTGTGGCTGCAGCTAAAATGTGCCATTGGATTGCCTCAGATGGCCGTGCCAAATTTGAAGAAGCAAGCATTCAGAGAAAGCAGAAAAATATTATGAAAATCATTGCAAAGGGCATCATGAGTTTCTGGCGTTCAGCTGAGGCTTTACAAACTGCTGACATGACAGCTAAAATGATGCATGCACACAATTCAACTATGCTGGAGGAGATGCAGGCTTCTGGAATCAAAGCTGAAAAAGAACAG GTTTACAAGTCACTGGAAGCCAAAGAATCCATGCAGCCTTGGCAGTCACAGATTCAGGATTATGCAGTTCGATTTCTTGAATATAACTGTAAAGCAGCTGATTCTCATGTGTTGCCTGAAGCCCCACCTACTCCTGACAGGCTGAATGACTTCGGAATCTTGAAATTGTCTGATCATCTCTCAGAA GAATGCCTCTTCTATACAGTACCACCTGGGGCAATGCTGGCATACAGGGAGTCTCTGGAATCTCTTTCCGTGCATCACAAG GAGGTTGGCAACGCTGAACTCAACGATGACTACGAGGCATCTGTTTGTGATTCTGCTGCAG TTTGTTCAGATTTGCTCCGGGAGAATGCATATGAGGAGGATGAAGGCGAGACGTGTACTTATCTTTCTCCTAAAGCATATGATGGTGGTTGCTTATCAAATATGGGTCACAGGAAGAAACATCTAATGCAGCAAAGGATTAGCGTTGCAAGGCCATATGAAATTGGTACCAATGTGCCTTATGAACCATGCTTGGAAAGCAAGTCAGGGAACCAGCCATTGTTATCAAATGGCAAAAGACCTACTTCTTTCCTCACAATACCTCCAAAGCGCATCCGTACAGCTGCCAGGCAACGAGTTGTAAGCTCATTTCATGCTGGTGCTAGTGGACCACCCCAAGTCACAAGTAAGACAGATGCTTCAAGTGGAGACACAAACTCCTGCCAAGACGATCAAAGTTCTTTGCATGGAGGGTCCTTTCCATGGAGGAACACTGATTTTGAATCTACAGTTGAGTCGAATAGACAACTGCCTTATGATGCTCGCGAAGCGTGCACTAAAGCAAGCAAGAAGAAAAAGCTTAAGAACCCAGGATACAAGATTGCTCAAAACACAGTCAACTCCTCTATGCCAACTTCTGTAAAG GGCCGTATGTATGATTCGAGACTGCAAGTTGACTTGACTAACAAATATGAGCAG AAGGAGTACCTGAAGAAGAGATCAGATATCCACCAATATGATTCAAATGGGAACAGTG TTGCATATGGTGGTCAACATGCTTCTAAGAAGCTTAAAATAGTGAAGCAAGGATTAGATATTTCGCAAGAAGCTTCTCATGCTGCATCACAGATGAGCAACATGGCAAATTCTGCTAGATTTATAAAGTTCATCACTAATAGGGATCGTGGGAGAAGATGCAAAGCACTGAAG ATGACTTCTGTTGGTGGATGGTCAAACTTCGAGGATCAG GCTCTTGTCGTCCTTGTCCATGATATGGGTCAAAACTGGGAGCTAGTTTGCGACGCAATTAATAGCATCGTGCAGTTCAAG TCTGTACATAGGCAACCTAAAGAATGCAAGGAGCGACACAAGGTTCTTGTGGATAGAAGTTCTGGTGATGGTGCTGACAGTGCAGAGGACTCCGGTTCATCTCAGCACTACCATAGCACATTGCCGGGCATTCCAAAG GGTAGCGCAAGGCAATTATTCGAGCGGCTTCAAGGACCATTTGatgaagagaaccttaaggcgCATTTTGAAaaaattattctacttatgcaACAAGTGCATGCCAGATGTAGACAG GGTAATCGCCAGGAGCTCAAGCCAATCATACAGCCACATAGTTCCCATGTTATCGCACTGTCACAAGCATGCCCGAACAGAATATCTGCGGACACTTTGAT GCCCCTTGATCTCTGTGATGCAACAAGCCCAAACCTTGATTCAATTGCACCTGGCAGTGTGTACCCAGGTCCTCATACAAATGGAATATCACCGCCAAACCATCAGGGTTCTATTTGTCCTTCTACTCCTACTTCAAGTCTGAATTCCAGGTTACCAGGATCGCCTGGTGTAGTTCCGGGCAACAATTCACCATCACCTTCAACATTGAATACTCCTAG GGATGCTCAGAAATATGGTGTTCCTAGACCTACTTTACAGGGTGATGAGCAACCAAAGATTCAGTTTAATCAGATGGTCAATGGCAGAAATCTTCAGCAACCTGGAGCTTCTGTTACTGGAGCATTTCCTTCTGGGGTTGATTGTGGTGCTCGTATGATGCCTACTGCCCATGGTATGGGAACGGTGGCAGGACTAAATCGAGGTATGCCTGCTGCCAGGCCAGGGTTTCCAAGGATTAATTCACCAGCAACGCTAAATGCAGTTTCATCTGGAAATATGTTACACAACGGTGGGCAAGGTGTGCCCAGTGCAGTAAGTGTCTATCCTGGAGCCATATCTGGTCCTGGAAACTCAATCTTGAGGCCACGCGATCCTATGCAGACACTTCGT CCTGTTCAGGGTATAGAAGAGCATAGGCAGATGCCTGAGTTCGACAAGCAGGTTGCACAGGGAAGTAGCCAAGCCACCATCCAGTTCAGCAGCATGAATCCATCATTCTCGAGCGTTGCAGCTTCTTCACCTGTTCAGCAACCCCAACAACCACATCAGATGTCACAATCATTGCACATGTTTGGAAATCCACACCACTCTCAGATTCAGGGTACTAGTTCAAGCCCACAACAGCAGCCCTATGCTGTGCAATTGGCTAAAGAAAGACAAACGCAACAACGTATGGCACCTCAACAGCATAGTGATGTTTCTGGAGCAAGTGCAGTACTCAATGTACAGATTAATACTCAAATACTGCAGCAGGGCCAAGCCTCTGCTGCCAACCCAGTTCCTTGTTCACAACCACAGCATCAGCGACAGCAAGCTGCACAAAATGTGCCGGATAGCTCTTCATCTCCCAACCAACCTGCCAGTATTACACAACAGAAGCAGAAGAAACAACAGGGACAACAGCAGCCTAGACAGAATCACCAACAAAGGAATCACGGTAGTCAGCAAGCTAAGCTTATGAAGAGCTTAGGACGAGGAAACATGCTAATCCCCCAGACTACTCCAATTGATAGCACGCCCGCTGCTGCTTCTACTCCACCAAAAAAACACGTGTCCGAAAAACTGGTGCAACATGGCCAAGGCCAAGGACTTATCCCTGCTAATACAGCATCAATGCCTTCAATGCCTCATCCTGGGAATCAACCTAAGCTAATCAATTCATTGCCCCAGTCACCAAAGAAGATGCCAGATATTGGTAACCAAGGCTTAATGCAGGGTTCTTCAAGTCAGACCCTGTTAGCTACGCAACAACTTCCATTTCATTCTAAATCGACATTGACTACAGAGCTTCAGCAGCAGCTGATCAATCCATCACAAAACAGCATTGACAGAGCAATGGTGCAACAAAAACACCAAATGAACTCTGACTGTAGGACAGACATCAATATCGATCAAGTCCACAATCAGATGGTTCCAACATCCTTGCCACAGAGTGCAGATTCAGGCAGCCCTGTAGCGCCATTGGTGAACCAGCAGAAGCAGGAGGCATCACATAATCTGGCTTCAGTAACCCCATCACTGAAGCTGCATAGCTCTCCTAAAGATACTTCTTTTGGGAGCGAAACATTATCTAGCGAAGACCTGCTGCAAAGGCAAGTTTCCGGTGGTTTTCCTGTTCGTGGTCATGGTGTTGGTGGCCCGTGGAACCAACAAGTTAGGCAGCAGTTGCAGCCTCAGCATCAGCAGAGAACAGTTCTTCAAGGCAGTGTATATGCTCCTTCAAATTCTGGGCCTGGCTGA